A single region of the Streptomyces sp. NBC_01262 genome encodes:
- a CDS encoding NEW3 domain-containing protein: protein MRVNSVESTQLFTGTLEQPLQVLLVETAHLPGRTVRLTVEGPQVRGDGETTAVTGDDGIARAEVPVATGLRPGERCPVTVRAQDAGEPDQSTLWQGEFEAAEPGWTMFMVSHFHYDPVWWNTQGAYTETWDVADDPGRTGLPARTFDSRGQSGFSLVRAHCDLARRDPAYTFVLAEIDYLKPYWDAFPEERAFLRELIRTGRVEIMGGTYNEPNTNLTGAEATIRNAVYGSGFQRDIMGADPKTAWQLDAFGHDPQFPGLMADAGLDSSSWARGPFHQWGPTLAIFGEQPKDPTRMQFPAEFSWIAPSGRGLLTAYMVNHYGAGWAIDNAPDLAAARAAAYRLFKGLKQVALTKNVLLPVGGDYAPPCRWVMDIHRDWNERYVWPRFVSALPREFFAAVRAELEAEGRKPSPQTRDMNPVYTGKDVSYIDTKQAQRRGETLLADAEAWATLASLLTGRAYPDAALDKAWRQVVYGAHHDAITGSESDQVYIDLLTGWRELVDLAEEVHADATGALADLVEGSGSPDLVVFNPATWERRDVLTVADPGLVPVGDDGAPLPAVREEDGSLSVVVPEVPGMGLRALSLAGGEVPSWEAGEGLTISNEFYELTVDPARGGGVSSLRSLPDGRDLLRPGGLGNEIVVQEEYPRHPKFSEGPWHLTPTGTTAARSRDVAARVSVEHSPAGSRITVTSDLGLFRCTQRLTLWAGVARVDASTTVDGYDGADRLIRVRWPSAVRGGLPVHEVADAVIGRGFGFVDVDSEQFPWTLDNPANNWFGLGATATAAVRDGQDGPPVHRAVGVAELVFPSWDEAGELGAELAAALVRAGVTATSSVAGGPRYGNLEVDSNLPDLRIAVGTPERNAVVAQALGGDTAELDRQLEARGVAAVWVAPRAGLREEWVPGADLRRLDQLPLLVVAGVRPEDDAKAVAELIADLDDASFQVTAPGSGTAVPEGDAWDGHTFAVLNRGTPGCVVTTSGDLYMSLMRSCTGWPSGIWVDPPRRTMPDGSAFQLQRWTHTFDYAVLGGEGDWRALQLPRHGHDFNHPLTAQLRDGAGADGTLPGSLPRSARLLAVEPEGEVIVDALKPGGSPLARGSAVPSDPSRGIAVRVHEVSGRPVQTRLSGPRAWTAAASADVLENPGEALTPERDGSVSTGLGGYEVATVLLTPTAGARPAGPGPGVSAYEPAQPVPARYWLQNSGPAPRGNLPVGAYLSPVALTATGPVTATLRIGSEYTDAPVSGTVRLQVPPGWRAEPEQVPFALGPGGFTVGEVTVVPAPDAAPGRHWLTARLEHGGQAYEDVVALDVPGAGAPGPALVCALAADRVTVRRGERREVPVTVRNTSRGPVNGTVWALSPWGTWTGVAPACQGFTAAPGEVTEVRVVVDGAAVPPGAYWLMAKIAWHGSVAYTEAVVLEVTE from the coding sequence ATGCGCGTCAACTCTGTGGAGTCCACCCAGCTCTTCACCGGCACCCTGGAGCAGCCCCTCCAGGTACTGCTCGTCGAGACAGCCCACCTGCCCGGCCGCACCGTCCGGCTGACCGTCGAGGGGCCCCAGGTCCGCGGCGACGGGGAGACGACGGCCGTGACCGGGGACGACGGCATCGCACGCGCCGAGGTCCCGGTCGCCACCGGGCTGCGGCCCGGCGAGCGGTGCCCGGTGACGGTGCGCGCGCAGGACGCCGGCGAACCGGACCAGTCGACGCTGTGGCAGGGCGAGTTCGAGGCCGCCGAGCCCGGCTGGACCATGTTCATGGTCAGCCACTTCCACTACGACCCGGTCTGGTGGAACACCCAGGGCGCCTATACCGAGACCTGGGACGTCGCGGACGACCCGGGCCGCACCGGCCTGCCGGCCCGCACCTTCGACTCGCGCGGCCAGTCCGGATTCAGCCTGGTGCGGGCCCACTGCGACCTGGCCCGCCGCGACCCCGCGTACACCTTCGTACTCGCGGAGATCGACTACCTCAAGCCCTACTGGGACGCCTTCCCCGAGGAGCGCGCCTTCCTGCGCGAGCTGATCCGCACCGGCCGCGTCGAGATCATGGGCGGCACCTACAACGAGCCCAACACCAACCTCACCGGCGCCGAGGCCACGATCCGCAACGCGGTCTACGGCTCCGGCTTCCAGCGCGACATCATGGGCGCCGACCCGAAGACCGCCTGGCAGCTCGACGCCTTCGGCCACGACCCCCAGTTCCCCGGCCTGATGGCCGACGCCGGGCTCGACTCCAGCTCCTGGGCGCGCGGCCCCTTCCACCAGTGGGGGCCGACGCTCGCCATCTTCGGCGAGCAGCCCAAGGACCCCACCCGCATGCAGTTCCCCGCCGAGTTCTCCTGGATCGCGCCGTCGGGCCGCGGGCTGCTCACGGCGTACATGGTCAACCACTACGGGGCGGGCTGGGCGATCGACAACGCCCCGGACCTCGCCGCGGCGCGAGCGGCCGCGTACCGGCTGTTCAAGGGGCTCAAGCAGGTCGCGCTCACCAAGAACGTGCTGCTGCCGGTCGGCGGGGACTACGCGCCGCCGTGCCGCTGGGTGATGGACATCCACCGCGACTGGAACGAGCGGTACGTGTGGCCGCGCTTCGTCAGCGCCCTGCCGCGCGAGTTCTTCGCCGCCGTACGCGCCGAGCTGGAAGCGGAAGGGCGCAAGCCCTCGCCGCAGACCCGGGACATGAACCCGGTCTACACCGGCAAGGACGTCTCGTACATCGACACCAAGCAGGCGCAGCGGCGCGGCGAGACTCTGCTGGCCGACGCCGAGGCCTGGGCCACCCTCGCCTCGCTGCTGACCGGCCGGGCGTACCCGGACGCGGCCCTGGACAAGGCCTGGCGGCAGGTGGTCTACGGCGCCCACCACGACGCGATCACCGGCTCGGAGTCCGATCAGGTCTACATCGACCTGCTGACCGGCTGGCGTGAGCTGGTGGACCTCGCCGAGGAGGTGCACGCCGACGCGACCGGGGCGCTGGCGGACCTCGTCGAGGGCTCGGGCTCGCCGGACCTGGTGGTGTTCAACCCGGCGACCTGGGAGCGCCGCGATGTCCTGACCGTGGCTGACCCCGGCTTGGTGCCGGTCGGCGACGACGGGGCGCCGCTGCCCGCGGTGAGGGAGGAGGACGGCTCGCTGAGCGTCGTCGTGCCCGAGGTGCCCGGGATGGGGCTTCGCGCGCTGTCGCTGGCCGGCGGGGAGGTGCCCAGCTGGGAGGCCGGCGAGGGGCTGACGATCTCCAACGAGTTCTACGAGCTGACGGTCGACCCGGCGCGCGGCGGCGGGGTCAGCTCGCTGAGGTCGCTGCCGGACGGACGGGACCTGCTGCGCCCCGGGGGCCTGGGGAACGAGATCGTCGTCCAGGAGGAGTACCCGCGGCACCCGAAGTTCAGCGAGGGGCCCTGGCACCTCACGCCCACCGGCACGACGGCGGCCCGCAGCCGGGACGTCGCCGCGCGGGTGAGCGTCGAGCACTCCCCCGCGGGCTCCCGGATCACCGTGACCTCCGACCTCGGCCTGTTCCGCTGCACGCAGCGGCTGACGCTGTGGGCCGGGGTGGCCCGGGTCGACGCGAGCACCACGGTCGACGGCTACGACGGCGCGGACCGGCTGATCCGGGTGCGCTGGCCGTCGGCCGTGCGGGGCGGGCTGCCGGTGCACGAGGTCGCGGACGCGGTGATCGGGCGCGGCTTCGGCTTCGTCGACGTGGACAGCGAGCAGTTCCCCTGGACGCTGGACAACCCGGCGAACAACTGGTTCGGCCTGGGCGCCACGGCAACGGCGGCGGTACGGGACGGACAGGACGGGCCGCCCGTCCACCGGGCGGTCGGGGTCGCCGAACTGGTCTTCCCCTCCTGGGACGAGGCGGGCGAGCTGGGCGCGGAGTTGGCGGCCGCGCTGGTGCGGGCCGGGGTGACCGCCACGTCCTCGGTCGCGGGTGGTCCGCGCTACGGCAACCTGGAGGTGGACTCCAACCTGCCCGACCTGCGGATCGCGGTGGGCACGCCGGAGCGCAACGCGGTCGTCGCACAGGCGCTGGGCGGCGACACCGCCGAACTCGACCGGCAGCTGGAGGCCCGGGGCGTGGCGGCCGTATGGGTCGCGCCGCGCGCGGGGCTGCGGGAGGAGTGGGTGCCCGGGGCGGACCTGCGCCGGCTCGACCAACTGCCCCTGCTGGTGGTCGCGGGGGTGCGGCCCGAGGACGACGCGAAGGCGGTCGCCGAGCTGATCGCGGACCTGGACGACGCGTCCTTCCAGGTCACCGCGCCGGGCTCCGGGACAGCCGTCCCCGAGGGCGACGCCTGGGACGGCCACACCTTCGCCGTGCTCAACCGGGGCACCCCCGGGTGCGTCGTGACGACCTCGGGCGACCTGTACATGTCGCTGATGCGCTCCTGCACGGGCTGGCCCTCGGGCATCTGGGTCGACCCGCCGCGCCGCACCATGCCGGACGGCTCCGCCTTCCAGCTCCAGCGCTGGACCCACACCTTCGACTACGCGGTCCTCGGCGGCGAGGGCGACTGGCGCGCCCTCCAACTCCCGCGTCACGGACACGACTTCAACCACCCCCTCACGGCGCAGCTGCGTGACGGTGCCGGCGCCGACGGCACCCTGCCCGGCTCCCTGCCCAGGTCCGCGCGGCTGCTGGCCGTCGAGCCGGAGGGCGAGGTGATCGTCGATGCCCTCAAGCCGGGCGGCTCGCCGCTCGCGCGGGGCAGTGCGGTGCCGTCCGACCCTTCGCGCGGGATCGCGGTACGCGTCCACGAGGTGTCAGGACGGCCGGTGCAGACGCGGTTGAGTGGGCCGCGGGCCTGGACGGCGGCGGCGAGCGCCGACGTACTGGAGAACCCGGGCGAGGCGCTGACGCCGGAGCGGGACGGCTCGGTGAGCACCGGCCTGGGCGGCTACGAGGTCGCCACCGTGCTGCTCACCCCCACCGCCGGGGCCCGGCCCGCCGGTCCGGGGCCCGGCGTGTCCGCGTACGAGCCCGCCCAGCCCGTCCCCGCCCGGTACTGGCTGCAGAACTCCGGCCCGGCCCCGCGCGGCAATCTCCCGGTCGGGGCCTATCTCTCCCCCGTCGCGCTCACCGCCACCGGCCCGGTCACCGCGACCCTGCGGATCGGCTCGGAGTACACCGACGCCCCGGTCTCCGGCACCGTCCGCCTCCAGGTGCCGCCTGGCTGGCGGGCCGAGCCGGAGCAGGTGCCCTTCGCCCTGGGCCCCGGGGGCTTCACCGTCGGCGAGGTCACCGTCGTGCCCGCGCCGGACGCGGCGCCCGGCCGGCACTGGCTCACCGCCCGCCTGGAGCACGGCGGCCAGGCGTACGAGGACGTGGTCGCCCTCGACGTCCCGGGCGCCGGCGCACCGGGGCCGGCTCTGGTCTGCGCGCTGGCCGCCGACCGCGTCACCGTACGCAGGGGGGAGCGCCGCGAAGTGCCCGTGACCGTACGCAACACCAGCCGCGGACCGGTGAACGGCACCGTGTGGGCGCTGTCCCCCTGGGGCACCTGGACCGGCGTCGCCCCGGCCTGCCAGGGCTTCACGGCTGCCCCGGGCGAGGTGACAGAGGTCCGCGTCGTGGTGGACGGCGCGGCCGTGCCCCCGGGCGCGTACTGGCTGATGGCCAAGATCGCCTGGCACGGCAGCGTGGCGTACACCGAGGCCGTGGTGCTGGAGGTCACCGAATGA
- a CDS encoding SIS domain-containing protein, whose protein sequence is MSAESVNAAGFARESLAVLQDLTEAARPQVAEAARLIADCVAADGVIQAFGTGHSQAAVLEIAGRAGGLVPTNRLQIADLVLFGGEDPSVLDDPLLERRPGVADRLYALASPRPEDLFVIVSNSGVNSVIVEMALRAKEHGHRILAITSLAHTRSVAAAHPSGRKLADLADVVLDNAAPSGDALLELPGGGAICAISSLTAVMLVQMAVAEAGALLLAAGHRPPVYVSANVPGGFEGNLQLEKHYAGRIRRTAS, encoded by the coding sequence GTGTCCGCTGAATCCGTCAACGCCGCCGGCTTTGCCCGCGAGAGCCTTGCAGTCCTGCAGGACCTCACTGAAGCGGCCCGGCCCCAGGTGGCCGAGGCGGCGCGGCTGATCGCGGACTGCGTGGCCGCCGACGGCGTGATCCAGGCATTCGGCACCGGCCACTCGCAGGCCGCCGTACTGGAGATCGCGGGCCGGGCCGGCGGCCTGGTGCCCACCAACCGGCTGCAGATCGCCGACCTGGTGCTCTTCGGAGGCGAGGACCCCTCGGTCCTGGACGACCCGCTGCTGGAGCGGCGGCCCGGCGTCGCCGACCGCCTCTACGCGCTGGCCTCGCCGCGCCCCGAGGATCTCTTCGTGATCGTCTCCAACTCCGGGGTCAACAGCGTGATCGTGGAGATGGCGCTGCGGGCCAAGGAGCACGGCCACCGCATCCTCGCCATCACCTCCCTCGCCCACACCCGCTCCGTCGCCGCCGCCCACCCCAGCGGCCGCAAGCTCGCCGACCTCGCCGACGTCGTCCTGGACAACGCCGCCCCCAGCGGCGACGCCCTCCTCGAACTCCCCGGCGGCGGAGCCATCTGCGCCATCTCCAGCCTCACCGCCGTCATGCTCGTCCAAATGGCCGTCGCCGAAGCCGGCGCCCTCCTCCTCGCCGCCGGCCACCGCCCCCCGGTCTACGTCTCCGCGAACGTCCCCGGCGGCTTCGAGGGCAACCTCCAACTGGAGAAGCACTACGCGGGGCGGATCCGCCGCACGGCGAGCTAG
- a CDS encoding cupin domain-containing protein: MSGNTSGKLNIATVMDAVPEKWLPHVLAEVNDYDVKVANVEGDFDEHVHADTDEFFLVLAGRLHLDMPGGTVTLDPLDVYTVPKGTPHRPRAEQGTRMLMFEPRGTVNAGDGNEDKGTTGVRVTP, from the coding sequence ATGAGCGGCAACACGAGCGGCAAGCTGAACATCGCCACGGTGATGGACGCGGTGCCGGAGAAGTGGCTCCCGCATGTCCTCGCCGAGGTCAACGACTACGACGTGAAGGTCGCCAACGTCGAGGGCGACTTCGACGAGCATGTGCACGCGGACACCGACGAGTTCTTCCTGGTGCTGGCGGGCCGGCTCCATCTGGACATGCCCGGCGGCACGGTGACCCTGGACCCGCTGGACGTCTACACGGTGCCGAAGGGCACCCCGCACCGTCCGCGCGCCGAACAGGGCACGCGGATGCTGATGTTCGAGCCCCGGGGCACGGTCAACGCCGGCGACGGCAACGAGGACAAAGGGACCACCGGCGTCCGGGTCACGCCCTAG
- a CDS encoding MurR/RpiR family transcriptional regulator, whose protein sequence is MASTDVTVLIRTELPRLAGSLRKVAELILADPTAVAHTSAAELGRRTGTSQATVTRFCRAIGLDSYQHLLIELAKERGRGETSDWSNAEIGPDISPDDSLERVVNVVGHADLRAVQQTIERIDLDALERAAQATARARRIDVYGVGGSGAVALETEVRLFRIGCAVRGWNEVHAAATSAALLTPSDVAIGISHSGSTRETLEPFELAKERGATTVAITADPRSPLARAADIRLISSSAETSFRTGSIGARHSVLVLIDCLYVRVAQLSYTRASASLALTDHISPQHSAKARRNR, encoded by the coding sequence GTGGCCTCCACAGACGTCACCGTGCTGATCCGGACAGAGCTGCCCCGGCTGGCCGGCTCGCTGCGGAAGGTGGCGGAGCTGATCCTCGCCGACCCGACCGCCGTCGCCCACACCTCCGCCGCCGAGCTGGGCCGGCGCACCGGCACCTCGCAGGCCACCGTCACCCGTTTCTGCCGGGCCATCGGCCTGGACTCGTACCAGCACCTGCTGATCGAGCTGGCCAAGGAGCGCGGGCGCGGCGAGACCTCGGACTGGAGCAACGCCGAGATCGGCCCCGACATCTCCCCCGACGACAGCCTTGAGCGCGTGGTCAATGTCGTCGGCCACGCGGATCTGCGGGCCGTGCAGCAGACCATCGAGCGCATCGACCTCGACGCGCTGGAGCGGGCCGCCCAGGCCACCGCCCGCGCCCGGCGGATCGACGTCTACGGTGTCGGCGGCAGCGGCGCGGTCGCTCTGGAGACCGAGGTGCGGCTGTTCCGGATCGGCTGCGCGGTGCGCGGCTGGAACGAGGTGCACGCCGCGGCGACCTCGGCCGCCCTGCTCACCCCGTCCGACGTCGCCATCGGCATCTCGCACTCCGGCTCCACCCGGGAGACCCTGGAGCCCTTCGAACTGGCCAAGGAGCGCGGCGCCACCACCGTGGCGATCACCGCGGACCCGCGCTCCCCGCTCGCCCGCGCCGCCGACATCCGGCTCATCTCCTCCTCCGCCGAGACCAGCTTCCGCACCGGCAGCATCGGCGCCCGGCACTCGGTGCTGGTGCTCATCGACTGCCTGTACGTACGGGTCGCGCAGCTGTCGTACACCAGGGCCAGCGCCTCGCTCGCCCTGACCGATCACATCAGCCCGCAGCACTCGGCGAAGGCGCGCCGCAACCGGTGA